In the Gossypium arboreum isolate Shixiya-1 chromosome 10, ASM2569848v2, whole genome shotgun sequence genome, one interval contains:
- the LOC108471776 gene encoding disease resistance protein Roq1-like: MASSSSSSSLPMKHQVFLSFRGEDTRLNFTSHLLKALKDTGMNVFFDEDTLEKGDQLSLALSQAIAVSNLSIVVLSVNYASSKSCLAELSDNMRRKDTQGHIVLPIFYHVDPSDVRTLGGRFKTSFDDHELKNLDQVQQWQAALAEVGKLKGWHIEGCKFDRAETEYIKDIVEYVIKKLMNSKFESVPEELVGIDDQKKTILRLIDQEDSRIIGLWGMGGIGKTTLADVVYKEASPKFEDHYFLQNVCEKLQKQGIESLRNEFLSKLLNQKICIDTPSIGSTLIQRLNNKRAIVVIDDVNDPDQIDCMGVKHFGKGSKIIVTSRDRQVLKNGGVDKLHEVKKLNENDSLRLFSTFAFKLLNPSADFRDLSNKFVKYAQGSPLALKVLGSKLYTKPKKDWESEVDRLKEYAQPKITQILKRSFDGLDELEKNIFLDIACLMKWTPKKDVEELLSCYYKGAVYGISNLIDKCLLEIEPSQSIYMHDMLEEMGKDIVRQESKSIGMRSRNSEKKLLAKEHDNVSLPNELKVLWWSHYPFKNLSSFNPNNLVTLELSNSNMEQLWDDDDHQDLVNLSCFVLNGCKNLRKIHKLLGAINLVDIECIGCESLVELPCLNHLASLDYLNLDNCCSLKEFPELPNSISALHLTETAIEEVPDSIEHLHGLEFLFLEDSMVKNVSSHISKL; this comes from the exons ATGGcttcttcttcatcttcatcttctcTTCCAATGAAGCATCAAGTATTCTTGAGCTTCAGAGGTGAAGACACACGCCTTAACTTCACCAGTCATCTTCTCAAAGCGTTGAAAGACACGGGAATGAATGTCTTCTTCGATGAAGATACACTGGAAAAAGGGGACCAACTTTCACTAGCACTTTCCCAAGCAATTGCAGTCTCAAATCTCTCAATCGTAGTTTTGTCCGTCAACTATGCTTCTTCAAAATCATGCTTGGCTGAACTCTCTGACAACATGAGGCGCAAGGACACTCAAGGACATATTGTTCTTCCCATTTTTTATCATGTTGATCCTTCTGATGTACGAACTCTTGGTGGGAGATTCAAAACCTCCTTTGATGACCATGAATTAAAAAATCTAGATCAAGTACAACAATGGCAAGCTGCCTTGGCTGAAGTTGGTAAATTAAAAGGGTGGCATATAGAAGGATGCAAATTCGATAG AGCTGAAACTGAGTACATTAAGGATATTGTTGAATACGTAATAAAAAAGTTGATGAATAGCAAGTTTGAAAGTGTTCCCGAAGAATTGGTTGGAATAGATGATCAGAAAAAGACGATTCTAAGATTGATTGATCAAGAAGACAGTCGTATAATAGGACTATGGGGAATGGGTGGTATAGGCAAAACTACCCTAGCTGATGTTGTATATAAGGAAGCCTCTCCAAAGTTTGAAGATCATTACTTTCTTCAAAATGTTTGTGAGAAATTACAAAAACAAGGAATCGAATCTTTGcgaaatgaatttctttccaaacTATTAAACCAAAAAATCTGTATAGACACCCCCTCCATAGGTTCAACTTTAATACAAAGGCTTAATAACAAAAGAGCGATTGTTGTTATAGATGATGTTAATGATCCGGATCAAATAGATTGTATGGGTGTTAAACATTTTGGTAAGGGAAGTAAAATCATTGTAACATCTAGAGATAGACAAGTACTTAAGAATGGAGGAGTTGACAAATTGCATGAGGTAAAGAAGTTAAATGAGAATGATTCTCTTCGGCTTTTTTCTACATTTGCATTTAAGCTATTGAATCCTTCTGCTGATTTTCGAGATCTATCGAACAAGTTTGTAAAGTATGCTCAGGGCAGTCCACTTGCTCTTAAAGTTTTAGGTTCTAAATTGTATACAAAGCCTAAAAAAGATTGGGAAAGTGAGGTGGACAGGTTAAAGGAatatgcccaaccaaaaattacaCAGATTTTGAAGAGAAGCTTTGATGGGTTGGATGAACTAGAGAAGAATATATTTCTTGATATAGCATGCTTGATGAAGTGGACACCCAAGAAAGATGTAGAAGAACTTCTAAGTTGCTATTATAAGGGTGCAGTGTATGGAATAAGTAACTTGATCGACAAGTGCCTACTTGAGATCGAACCTTCTCAAAGCATTTATATGCATGATATGCTTGAAGAAATGGGCAAGGACATTGTTCGCCAAGAATCTAAAAGCATCGGAATGCGCAGTAG AAACTCCGAGAAGAAGCTACTTGCAAAGGAGCATGATAATGTATCTCTTCCTAATGAATTAAAGGTTCTTTGGTGGAGTCATTATCCCTTCAAAAATTTATCAAGTTTTAATCCAAACAATCTTGTTACGCTGGAGTTATCAAATAGCAACATGGAACAACTTTGGGATGACGATGATCATCAG GATCTTGTTAATTTGAGCTGCTTTGTCCTTAATGGTTGCAAGAATTTAAGGAAGATCCATAAACTATTAGGAGCCATCAACCTTGTAGACATTGAATGTATAGGATGTGAAAGTTTGGTCGAACTTCCTTGCTTGAATCATTTGGCATCTCTAGATTATCTTAATCTTGACAATTGCTGTAGTCTCAAGGAGTTTCCCGAGCTCCCAAATAGCATTTCTGCTTTACATTTAACAGAAACTGCAATAGAAGAAGTACCCGATTCAATTGAGCATCTCCATGGacttgaatttttgtttttggaagACTCGATGGTCAAAAATGTGTCGAGCCATATTTCTAAGCTGTAA
- the LOC108471775 gene encoding disease resistance protein RPV1-like, translating to MSSSSSSFPRQVKHQVFLSFRGEDTLLNFTAHLLKALKDSGLNVFFDEDTLEKGEPLSPAVSQGIAASNLSIIVLSKDYASSKSCLAEVSNIMDRKHTQKHIALPIFYHVDPSDVRNLGGSFKTSFEDHESKRPTDEVKQWKTAFAEVGTLKGIHIKDDKPETKYINEIVDDVTRKLMNTVPRSTSEKLFGMDYQKNIILGLIEQEDCRVIGLWGMGGIGKTTLADAVYKDVSPKFESRLFVQNVREKIKKKGE from the exons ATGTCGtcgtcttcttcttcttttcctcgtCAAGTGAAGCATCAAGTTTTCTTGAGCTTCAGAGGTGAAGACACGCTTCTTAACTTCACAGCTCATCTACTCAAAGCTTTGAAAGACAGCGGACTGAATGTCTTCTTCGATGAAGATACACTAGAGAAAGGGGAGCCACTTTCACCAGCAGTTTCTCAAGGAATTGCAGCCTCAAATCTCTCCATCATCGTTTTATCTAAAGACTACGCTTCTTCGAAATCATGCTTGGCTGAAGTTTCTAACATTATGGACCGCAAGCACACACAAAAGCATATTGCTCTTCCCATCTTTTACCATGTTGATCCCTCTGATGTGCGAAATCTTGGTGGGAGTTTCAAAACATCCTTTGAAGACCATGAATCAAAAAGGCCCACTGATGAAGTGAAACAATGGAAAACTGCTTTCGCTGAAGTAGGGACACTAAAAGGAATTCATATAAAAGACGACAA ACCTGAAACCAAGTATATCAATGAGATTGTTGATGATGTTACAAGAAAACTGATGAACACTGTGCCTAGAAGCACTTCTGAAAAATTGTTTGGAATGGATTAtcagaaaaatataattttgggtCTGATTGAGCAAGAAGATTGTCGGGTAATAGGACTTTGGGGAATGGGTGGTATTGGCAAAACTACCCTTGCTGATGCTGTATACAAGGATGTGTCTCCAAAGTTTGAAAGTCGTTTGTTTGTTCAAAATGTTcgtgagaaaataaaaaaaaaaggggaatga